A genomic region of Miscanthus floridulus cultivar M001 chromosome 3, ASM1932011v1, whole genome shotgun sequence contains the following coding sequences:
- the LOC136541668 gene encoding uncharacterized protein, translating to MESLDDLCFVHTKIQSLQHCASRSVSEMQTRTTADPDERADNVWQHFTKIRTEDPDMVYTVCHCCDKVFKAHPKKHGTSHLTRHIHTCSSCTNRSTDEDREMLHRLSTVLDNPYEQQNMNEKLHYQEDLTQLDPWDLNLTVITPWYVTCSLNRQTQGGFWKETNKEFTAIRMEQPQMQQWWRETTVIQMVDLLQMQVPQYMGLRRTLEFHHQDSNKTDWIMLEYQQVDDNKPPALFLQGDMVIRKVFHYDKDAVSSAFSELDRWLN from the exons ATGGAGTCACTGGACGACCTCTGTTTCGTCCATACGAAGATACAGAGTTTACAGCACTGTGCATCACGATCTGTTTCCGAGATGCAAACAAGGACGACTGCTGATCCTGATGAGAGAGCAGATAATGTTTGGCAGCACTTCACCAAGATACGTACAGAGGATCCTGATATGGTGTACACAGTGTGCCACTGCTGTGATAAAGTGTTCAAGGCTCATCCCAAGAAACATGGCACTTCTCACCTCACCAGGCACATTCACACATGCTCCAGCTGCACTAATCGTTCCACCGATGAGGACCGTGAAATGCTGCATCGCCTAAGCACAGTGCTCGACAATCCCTATGAGCAACAGAATATGAACGAGAAGCTTCACTATCAAGAAGACCTCACCCAGCTTGACCCATGGGATCTCAATCTCACCGTCATCACTCCCTGGTATGTCACGTGCTCATTGAACCGGCAGACACAAGGGGGCTTCTGGAAGGAGACAAATAAGGAGTTCACCGCGATCCGAATGGAACAGCCTCAAATGCAACAGTGGTGGAGGGAGACCACTGTGATCCAGATGGTGGATCTGTTGCAAATGCAGGTGCCGCAGTACATGGGGCTGAGGAGGACCCTAGAGTTCCACCATCAGGACAGCAACAAGACAGACTGGATCATGCTCGAATACCAACAGGTCGATGATAACAAGCCCCCTGCTCTGTTTCTCCAA GGGGACATGGTGATTCGCAAGGTATTCCACTATGACAAGGATGCGGTCTCATCTGCTTTCAGTGAGTTGGACAGGTGGTTGAATTGA